In Lactococcus paracarnosus, a genomic segment contains:
- a CDS encoding ABC transporter ATP-binding protein yields MKEEKVILSAKDVSVEFEVRKRTLRAIRNISVDLHDGETLALVGESGSGKSVFTKVFTGMLESNGSVSTGQVFYKGTELTKLTTNSQWEKIRGAEISTIFQDPMTSLNPIKTIGSQISETIIKHQGKSKEEAKVIAIDLMDRVGIPEAAKRYDEYPFQYSGGMRQRIVIAIALSSRPKVLICDEPTTALDVTIQAQIIALLKELKAEYGFAMIFITHDLGVVASIADKVAVMYSGEIIEYGTVEDIFYDSRHPYTWALLSSLPQLATTEKLYSIAGTPPSLYSEIKGDAFAPRNPSPMAVDFVEIPPKFPVSDTHWAKTWLLDNRAPKMSKPEGIQDLHAKMLKIYDQAGGANLG; encoded by the coding sequence ATGAAAGAAGAAAAAGTAATCCTTTCTGCAAAGGATGTCAGTGTTGAATTTGAAGTACGAAAACGAACACTTCGTGCTATTCGTAATATATCAGTAGATTTACATGATGGCGAAACTTTAGCACTTGTAGGAGAATCTGGTTCTGGAAAATCGGTTTTTACGAAAGTTTTTACCGGTATGTTAGAGTCAAATGGCTCAGTTTCAACGGGGCAAGTCTTCTATAAAGGCACTGAATTAACAAAGTTAACGACAAACTCGCAATGGGAGAAAATTCGAGGTGCTGAAATCTCGACCATCTTCCAAGACCCGATGACGTCACTTAATCCGATAAAAACAATCGGTAGCCAAATTTCAGAAACAATCATCAAGCATCAAGGGAAGTCAAAAGAAGAAGCAAAAGTAATCGCAATTGATCTAATGGATCGTGTTGGGATTCCTGAAGCAGCGAAACGCTATGATGAGTATCCATTCCAGTATTCTGGAGGTATGCGCCAACGTATCGTTATCGCAATCGCGCTCTCTTCTCGTCCGAAAGTGTTGATTTGTGATGAACCAACAACTGCTCTGGATGTGACGATTCAAGCACAAATTATTGCGCTTTTGAAAGAATTAAAAGCAGAGTATGGCTTCGCCATGATTTTTATCACGCATGATTTAGGTGTTGTTGCGTCAATTGCTGATAAAGTAGCGGTCATGTATTCTGGTGAGATTATTGAGTATGGGACAGTTGAAGATATCTTCTATGACAGCCGTCATCCTTATACTTGGGCCTTGTTATCAAGTTTGCCACAACTTGCGACAACAGAAAAACTCTACTCGATTGCAGGGACGCCACCTTCTTTATACTCGGAGATTAAGGGGGATGCTTTTGCCCCTCGTAACCCGAGTCCGATGGCTGTTGATTTTGTTGAAATTCCACCAAAATTCCCAGTCAGTGATACCCATTGGGCAAAAACGTGGTTGCTTGACAATCGTGCACCAAAGATGAGTAAGCCTGAAGGTATTCAAGACCTACACGCTAAGATGCTCAAAATTTATGACCAAGCAGGAGGGGCAAACCTTGGCTGA
- a CDS encoding ABC transporter permease, with product MKKYILFRIVRALVSVVIVTTIVYAMIFTMIPRRQIFLSDPSYTKVASNPDKRVDYENEILEKQGYIDFYSSKELISKVSVKSKGFSAKNTSEDIAAAKNWASHQKGNWQIGKLPNSKRLFATREISIVNRVFAFYGDLIQFDHPWKVQDKSNPSLKRYLKFAWENGPVLLGSGTQHKYLIYFDGNFPFVHQNILTINLGNSYPTFSGRTVSDVLISGQGEATTKEITLPDGTKQFSSMNMHTAQYQSPKTQSERQKRLFKDDYTNVNSNYSDPSMIQNSFVIGSIGVILSYLISIPIGAFLSRKSGEWIDRFGLVVISMLIALPSLSVIYFDRLLGNTLFGLPNSFTDLGAHDIRSYILPAIIIALISVPSLALWIRRYMTDQRTLDYVKFARAKGLSEREISSNHVMKNAMIPISNGIPGAIIASIAGATMTETIFLVPGMGKMLPDAIKAHNNSMVVGIVFIYTLVAVMSVLAGDLLMQFVDPRIKLSGKGGRR from the coding sequence ATGAAAAAATACATTTTATTTCGAATTGTCAGAGCGTTAGTCTCTGTTGTTATAGTAACGACTATCGTCTATGCGATGATTTTTACAATGATTCCACGTCGTCAAATTTTTCTTTCTGATCCAAGTTATACCAAAGTTGCAAGTAATCCAGACAAAAGAGTAGACTACGAAAATGAGATTTTGGAAAAACAAGGGTATATTGATTTTTATTCTAGTAAGGAATTGATTTCAAAAGTTTCAGTAAAGTCGAAAGGATTTTCAGCCAAAAATACGTCTGAGGATATAGCAGCTGCTAAAAATTGGGCGAGTCATCAGAAAGGAAATTGGCAAATTGGCAAACTTCCTAATAGTAAACGGCTCTTTGCTACCAGAGAAATTTCTATTGTTAACCGTGTTTTTGCTTTCTATGGTGATTTGATCCAGTTTGATCATCCTTGGAAGGTGCAAGATAAATCAAATCCATCACTTAAGCGTTACTTGAAATTTGCTTGGGAAAATGGACCTGTATTACTAGGAAGTGGTACACAGCACAAATATTTAATTTATTTCGATGGCAATTTTCCATTTGTTCATCAAAATATATTAACGATTAATCTTGGGAATTCTTATCCTACATTTAGTGGTCGTACAGTTTCAGATGTCCTTATTAGTGGACAAGGGGAAGCAACAACTAAAGAAATTACATTACCTGATGGGACTAAACAATTTTCATCTATGAACATGCATACTGCACAATACCAAAGTCCTAAAACACAGTCGGAGCGGCAGAAACGACTCTTTAAAGATGATTATACGAATGTAAATAGTAACTACTCGGATCCATCAATGATTCAAAATTCATTTGTTATTGGCTCGATTGGTGTCATCTTAAGTTATTTGATTTCGATTCCTATCGGAGCTTTCCTTTCAAGAAAATCTGGTGAATGGATAGATCGATTTGGCTTGGTTGTCATTTCTATGCTGATTGCTTTACCATCGTTATCAGTAATCTATTTTGATAGATTACTAGGTAATACACTCTTTGGATTACCAAATTCATTTACAGATCTTGGTGCTCATGATATTCGCTCCTATATTCTACCGGCGATTATTATTGCGCTGATTAGTGTGCCCTCATTGGCACTTTGGATTAGGCGATATATGACAGATCAACGGACTCTAGATTATGTTAAATTTGCTCGTGCAAAAGGTTTGTCTGAAAGGGAAATCTCATCCAACCATGTTATGAAAAATGCTATGATCCCGATTTCTAATGGTATTCCTGGTGCTATCATTGCATCGATTGCTGGTGCGACTATGACAGAAACAATATTTCTTGTTCCAGGTATGGGTAAAATGTTACCAGATGCCATAAAAGCGCATAATAACTCGATGGTCGTAGGGATTGTATTCATCTATACATTAGTAGCAGTAATGTCTGTTTTAGCTGGAGACTTACTGATGCAATTTGTCGATCCACGAATAAAACTTTCAGGAAAAGGAGGACGAAGATAA
- a CDS encoding ABC transporter permease: MSEKELFKIVPPHIEESEEISAPIYSYWKSVGRHFFRSKLAITMLLLLLIILLLSFIQPMFTSYSVINPSKIDDFSLRYLKPSFKYWFGTDATGQSLFDAVWSGARTSIILAVLATLITTVFGVIIGAIWGVSKAVDRVMIEVYNVISNVPILLILIVFSYAFGQGFWNLLLAMCLTTWVGVAYGIRVQVMMLRDREYNIASRTLGTKPGVLIGKNILPFLVSYIVTVMASALPSFISYEVFLSFLGVGLSADTPSLGRIITENTNNITSNGYLFWIPTIILGLVTISLSLVGQILGDASDPRNH; this comes from the coding sequence ATGTCTGAAAAAGAACTATTTAAAATCGTGCCACCACATATTGAGGAATCAGAAGAAATCTCTGCTCCTATCTATTCTTACTGGAAGTCCGTAGGCCGTCACTTTTTTCGTTCGAAACTTGCAATTACTATGCTGCTACTGCTGCTCATAATTCTCCTGCTAAGTTTTATACAGCCCATGTTCACAAGTTATTCTGTTATTAATCCTTCAAAAATTGATGACTTTAGCCTGCGTTACTTAAAACCCAGTTTTAAATATTGGTTCGGAACTGATGCGACTGGACAATCGTTGTTTGATGCCGTTTGGTCTGGTGCTAGGACGTCAATTATACTAGCCGTATTGGCAACCTTGATTACAACAGTTTTTGGCGTAATCATTGGTGCTATTTGGGGCGTTTCAAAGGCAGTTGATCGCGTCATGATAGAGGTCTACAATGTAATATCAAATGTACCAATTCTTTTGATTTTAATTGTGTTTTCATATGCCTTTGGTCAAGGGTTCTGGAACTTGTTGCTTGCAATGTGTTTGACAACTTGGGTAGGTGTCGCGTATGGTATTCGGGTTCAAGTTATGATGCTGCGTGACCGTGAGTATAATATTGCGTCTCGGACTTTAGGAACTAAGCCGGGAGTACTTATAGGAAAAAATATCTTACCATTTCTTGTTTCATATATTGTAACAGTGATGGCTTCTGCTTTACCATCGTTTATTTCTTATGAAGTGTTTCTATCCTTCCTAGGTGTTGGTTTGTCCGCGGATACACCATCACTGGGTAGAATTATAACTGAAAATACGAATAATATAACTTCGAATGGCTATCTTTTTTGGATTCCCACTATAATTTTAGGTCTTGTGACAATCTCTCTCTCACTAGTTGGTCAGATTTTAGGAGATGCGTCGGATCCAAGAAATCATTAA
- a CDS encoding MIP/aquaporin family protein: protein MENFKKALAELIGTFILVFIGTGSAVLAGDKIGNLGIGFAFGLTIVAAAYSIGTVSGAHLNPAVSLAMFVNKRLSALTLVWYVVAQVVGAFIATSALKMIASEKGVSGLGANALNGISVGTGFLVELVLTFIFVLVIVTVTSETKGNAKLAGLVIGLTLTMLHMIGIPLTGLSVNPARSLAPAIFTGGVALNQLWIFILAPLVGGILAALVAKYLLNTEASAK from the coding sequence ATGGAAAATTTTAAAAAAGCATTAGCTGAGTTAATCGGCACGTTTATCTTAGTCTTTATCGGGACAGGTTCAGCTGTTTTAGCAGGTGACAAAATAGGTAATCTGGGAATCGGTTTTGCATTTGGTTTAACAATTGTTGCAGCTGCATATTCTATTGGTACAGTATCAGGTGCACATCTTAATCCAGCGGTATCACTAGCGATGTTTGTTAACAAACGTTTATCAGCATTGACTTTAGTGTGGTATGTAGTCGCACAAGTTGTTGGTGCATTCATAGCAACATCAGCACTTAAAATGATTGCGAGTGAAAAGGGTGTGTCAGGACTTGGAGCAAATGCCTTAAATGGTATATCAGTAGGTACGGGCTTCTTAGTTGAACTAGTCTTGACATTTATTTTTGTCCTTGTCATCGTAACTGTTACGTCTGAGACAAAAGGGAATGCTAAGTTAGCAGGTCTAGTGATTGGGTTGACACTGACTATGTTACATATGATCGGTATCCCGTTAACAGGGTTATCAGTAAATCCAGCAAGAAGTTTAGCACCCGCTATTTTTACTGGTGGTGTGGCACTTAATCAACTTTGGATTTTTATTCTAGCACCACTTGTTGGTGGTATCTTAGCAGCTTTAGTTGCTAAATATTTGTTAAATACCGAAGCATCTGCTAAATAA
- a CDS encoding cell division protein FtsQ/DivIB, whose translation MADKDKQPELTPWQKQHAAFQKKKVAEAAKQAREERRQKQPIKVASVVEKYDAIATTTTDKVPKQSFFSRFKKTSKQNESLPKTHVLKKMWPFLLVAIVSLLASGYVISPLSKIGSFKTTGNVHESTKQIAAATSIKTGDHVWKIIKAKRDISLRVTKAFPRVKSATISMQLPNHFTTKITEYNESVYLKTGPNYQIVLSNGAILTNEVVDSQKLAGIPVLEGFSDKEVKQFVKAYETLASDVKTQMTTVTKVPTKATADFIAIDMKDGNQVRVPLSQIADKLPYYKTVVLSVTQASVIDMEAGIYAKPKASYLQELADQADKNKDKKSDKPSTDSADANNDTGKTEKSE comes from the coding sequence ATGGCAGATAAAGATAAACAACCAGAGTTGACCCCTTGGCAAAAACAGCATGCAGCATTCCAGAAAAAGAAAGTAGCAGAAGCAGCCAAGCAGGCACGTGAGGAGAGGCGACAGAAACAACCAATTAAGGTGGCATCTGTCGTTGAAAAATATGATGCAATAGCCACTACAACGACTGATAAAGTGCCTAAGCAATCGTTTTTTTCAAGATTTAAAAAAACATCAAAACAAAATGAAAGCCTTCCCAAAACTCATGTGTTAAAGAAAATGTGGCCTTTTTTGCTAGTGGCAATCGTAAGCCTATTAGCTAGTGGTTATGTTATTTCACCGCTGAGTAAAATCGGTAGTTTTAAGACAACCGGAAATGTTCATGAATCAACAAAACAAATTGCTGCAGCAACAAGCATTAAAACGGGTGATCATGTCTGGAAAATTATTAAAGCGAAACGTGACATCTCACTACGCGTTACTAAAGCATTTCCGAGAGTTAAATCAGCGACGATCAGTATGCAATTGCCAAACCACTTTACGACCAAAATTACGGAATATAATGAGAGTGTCTATCTTAAGACAGGTCCTAACTATCAGATCGTGCTGTCAAATGGTGCGATATTGACGAATGAGGTGGTTGACTCACAGAAATTGGCTGGGATACCTGTTCTTGAAGGGTTTTCTGATAAAGAAGTTAAACAATTTGTCAAGGCTTATGAGACACTAGCATCAGATGTTAAGACTCAAATGACTACGGTTACGAAAGTCCCAACAAAAGCAACAGCTGACTTTATTGCGATTGATATGAAAGATGGCAATCAAGTACGTGTACCCCTCAGTCAAATAGCAGATAAGCTACCCTACTACAAAACGGTTGTCTTGAGTGTAACCCAAGCAAGTGTCATTGATATGGAAGCAGGGATTTATGCTAAACCTAAAGCGTCCTATTTACAAGAGTTAGCTGACCAAGCTGATAAAAATAAAGATAAGAAATCGGATAAGCCATCAACTGATAGTGCAGATGCTAATAACGATACTGGTAAGACTGAAAAATCTGAATAA
- a CDS encoding ATP-binding cassette domain-containing protein has product MAEKLLEIKDLSISFGEGKNKNIAVKNANFDIYKGETFALVGESGSGKTTIGRAVMGLNTIENGDIIFDGKKINKKLANSEKEALIKDIQMIFQDPAASLNERATVDYVISEGLHNFKMYKDEAERKAKVEAMLKEVGLLPEHLSRYPHEFSGGQRQRIGIARALVMEPRLVIADEPISALDVSIRAQVLNLLQRLQEEKGLTYLFIAHDLSVVHFISDRIAVIYHGDIVEMAETEELFNHPIHPYTKSLLSAVPIPDPALEREKQLIVYDDTIHDYETDKPSFQEIKPGHFVWANTAEAKSYKGL; this is encoded by the coding sequence TTGGCTGAAAAATTACTAGAAATAAAAGACCTCTCGATTTCATTTGGTGAAGGTAAAAATAAAAATATTGCTGTAAAAAATGCCAACTTTGACATTTATAAAGGGGAAACGTTTGCCTTAGTTGGTGAATCTGGATCCGGTAAAACGACGATTGGTCGTGCAGTTATGGGATTAAATACAATCGAAAATGGGGATATCATTTTTGATGGTAAAAAAATCAATAAAAAATTAGCGAACTCAGAAAAAGAAGCGTTGATTAAAGATATTCAAATGATTTTTCAGGATCCTGCTGCCTCACTTAATGAACGCGCAACTGTTGATTACGTGATTTCAGAAGGGCTACATAACTTTAAGATGTATAAGGATGAGGCTGAGCGTAAAGCTAAGGTCGAAGCGATGCTCAAAGAAGTTGGCCTATTGCCTGAACATCTATCACGTTATCCTCATGAGTTCTCTGGTGGACAACGTCAACGTATTGGGATTGCTCGTGCCCTTGTCATGGAGCCACGTCTCGTCATTGCTGACGAACCTATCTCCGCTTTAGATGTCTCAATTAGAGCACAAGTGCTCAACCTTTTACAACGGTTACAAGAAGAAAAAGGTCTGACTTATCTCTTTATTGCGCATGATCTCTCTGTTGTTCACTTTATTAGTGATCGGATAGCAGTTATCTATCATGGTGATATTGTTGAGATGGCAGAAACGGAAGAATTATTTAATCATCCGATCCATCCTTACACAAAATCTTTGTTATCTGCTGTGCCCATACCTGATCCAGCACTTGAAAGAGAAAAGCAACTCATCGTTTATGATGATACAATTCATGACTATGAGACAGATAAACCAAGTTTCCAAGAAATAAAACCAGGTCACTTTGTTTGGGCAAATACTGCGGAAGCAAAAAGTTATAAGGGTTTATAA
- the murG gene encoding undecaprenyldiphospho-muramoylpentapeptide beta-N-acetylglucosaminyltransferase, producing the protein MKIIVSGGGTGGHIYPALSFIKFLKTVEPNLSVLYIGTEKGLESTIVPENGIPFKTIDVQGFKRSLSPENVKTVYKFMKSVSDAKKMIKEFKPDIVIGTGGYVAGPVVYAAAKLKIPTIVHEQNSIPGITNKFLSRYATRVALAFQEAGEFFPPKKTSFTGNPRAQEVADLTESGNVLSDYGLATNKKTIVIFGGSRGALKINTAVIEALPELAKKSYQILYASGEIYFNDPEFSETFETYNKKKNIKIVPYIKNMVEVLNDANLILSRAGATTLAEITALGLPSILVPSPYVTADHQTKNAEALENAGAAIRIKNDTLTGERIVSAIDSLLLDDVTYRKMAESALREGVPDASQRLYQLVKDVLHGR; encoded by the coding sequence ATGAAAATTATTGTAAGTGGCGGTGGAACTGGTGGACATATCTATCCAGCATTAAGTTTCATCAAGTTTCTAAAGACAGTTGAGCCAAATCTTTCTGTTCTTTATATTGGTACAGAAAAAGGATTGGAATCAACGATTGTGCCAGAAAATGGCATACCATTTAAAACTATTGATGTCCAAGGATTTAAAAGATCTTTATCACCTGAAAACGTTAAAACGGTTTATAAGTTTATGAAGTCAGTTTCAGATGCTAAGAAAATGATTAAGGAATTCAAACCAGATATTGTGATTGGGACTGGTGGGTATGTGGCAGGACCTGTTGTCTATGCAGCTGCAAAGCTAAAAATTCCAACGATTGTGCATGAGCAAAATTCTATTCCAGGCATTACCAATAAATTTTTGAGTCGATATGCGACACGTGTGGCATTGGCATTCCAGGAAGCAGGAGAATTTTTTCCGCCTAAAAAAACAAGTTTTACTGGTAATCCTCGTGCACAAGAAGTCGCTGATTTAACAGAATCTGGTAATGTGCTAAGTGATTATGGGTTAGCAACAAATAAAAAGACCATCGTGATATTTGGTGGTAGTCGTGGTGCCCTTAAAATCAATACTGCAGTGATAGAAGCTTTGCCAGAGTTAGCTAAAAAGTCCTATCAAATCCTTTATGCTTCAGGAGAGATTTACTTCAATGACCCAGAATTTTCTGAGACATTTGAAACTTATAATAAAAAGAAGAATATAAAAATTGTGCCTTATATTAAAAATATGGTAGAAGTGTTAAACGATGCTAATCTCATTTTGTCTCGTGCAGGTGCAACGACCTTGGCAGAAATAACAGCACTTGGCTTGCCATCTATTTTAGTGCCAAGTCCTTATGTAACTGCGGATCATCAAACGAAAAATGCTGAGGCACTTGAGAATGCAGGTGCAGCGATTCGGATTAAAAATGATACACTGACAGGTGAACGTATTGTTAGTGCAATCGATAGTCTATTACTGGATGATGTCACGTATAGAAAAATGGCAGAAAGTGCGCTTCGTGAAGGTGTACCTGACGCAAGTCAACGCTTGTACCAGCTAGTCAAGGATGTATTGCATGGCAGATAA
- a CDS encoding peptide ABC transporter substrate-binding protein: protein MNKRAKIIGAGLLSVAALGFLGACGNKSGGTANDSDLSKTFNYIYTTEPQSLDYVYSNLQATSQLTANFVDGLLSYDQYSQIKPALASSWKVSADGKTYTYQIRKGVKWVDSNGNDYAEVKPSDWVTGLKHAVDSKSQALYLVAGSVSGLQDYIDGKSKDFSSVGIKADDAKGTLTYTLNNPETYWNSKTTYQILSPINADFLKEKGSKFGTVGVDGILYNGPFIPTKFDAKSEIAYKANPNYWDKKNVHVSNINLAYYDGSKPEELYNGFKSNKYDLAGIYPSESYYKNVDTKNIIWSQMMSNTRYATFNFDRQTYTSSTKDDKQKENAKKAILNKDFRQAIAYGFDKEKYVDQKTGAESGAKPVRNALVPDDFVQINGKNYGTAVQSALEAENPTWKSLKVEQGAAGTYNVDAATKAFNKAKVSLQAEGVEISKDKPIILDTPVDSSGKILIAQATSFKNSIEKNLGGEVQINIIKMNSDTFSNTVYYAPTAKDNDFDVKLFSGWGPDYQDPATYLNIFSPINGDMINGIGFESKATLKGEDHGVAAKKAINLDDYQALLDTANNEYTDLNKRYSSFAKADAWLIDNVLAIPIYQDGATPKLTKVVPFSTIYANGVGVNEYSYKYMKVQKDAVKATDYTKELKAWQKKVAEKSAASDK from the coding sequence ATGAACAAAAGAGCAAAAATTATTGGTGCTGGTCTATTATCTGTTGCAGCTTTAGGTTTTTTAGGCGCATGTGGTAATAAATCAGGCGGTACAGCGAATGATTCTGATTTATCAAAAACGTTTAATTATATATACACTACAGAACCCCAATCATTGGATTATGTCTATAGCAACTTACAGGCAACATCGCAATTGACTGCGAATTTTGTTGATGGTCTTTTAAGCTATGATCAATACTCTCAAATTAAACCAGCACTAGCGTCTTCTTGGAAAGTTTCTGCGGATGGTAAAACTTATACTTATCAAATTCGTAAGGGCGTGAAATGGGTTGATAGTAACGGAAACGACTATGCAGAAGTTAAGCCTTCTGATTGGGTGACAGGACTTAAGCATGCAGTTGATTCGAAATCTCAGGCTCTCTACCTTGTTGCAGGGTCAGTATCGGGACTTCAAGATTATATTGATGGAAAATCAAAAGATTTTTCATCAGTTGGCATTAAAGCTGATGATGCCAAAGGTACTTTGACATATACGCTTAATAACCCGGAAACATATTGGAATTCAAAAACAACTTATCAGATTCTTTCACCAATCAATGCAGATTTCTTGAAAGAAAAGGGAAGCAAATTCGGCACAGTTGGTGTTGATGGTATTCTGTATAACGGACCATTTATCCCTACGAAGTTTGATGCGAAATCTGAAATTGCTTATAAAGCAAATCCGAATTATTGGGATAAAAAGAATGTTCATGTTAGTAACATTAATTTAGCATATTATGATGGATCAAAACCAGAAGAACTTTATAATGGTTTTAAATCTAATAAATATGACCTTGCGGGAATCTACCCATCTGAATCTTATTATAAGAATGTTGATACCAAAAATATTATTTGGTCTCAAATGATGTCAAATACACGTTACGCAACGTTTAACTTTGATCGTCAAACTTATACATCATCTACTAAAGATGATAAACAAAAAGAAAATGCTAAAAAAGCGATTCTTAATAAAGACTTCCGTCAAGCTATTGCTTACGGATTCGATAAAGAAAAATATGTAGATCAAAAAACAGGAGCTGAATCAGGAGCAAAACCAGTTCGTAATGCATTGGTTCCAGATGATTTTGTTCAAATTAATGGCAAAAATTATGGGACAGCAGTTCAATCTGCTTTAGAAGCGGAGAATCCAACATGGAAATCTCTGAAAGTTGAACAAGGAGCAGCTGGAACCTATAATGTAGATGCTGCAACAAAAGCGTTTAACAAGGCTAAAGTTTCACTACAAGCAGAGGGAGTTGAAATTTCAAAAGATAAACCAATTATCCTTGATACACCAGTTGATTCATCTGGAAAAATTTTGATTGCTCAGGCCACTTCATTTAAAAACTCTATTGAAAAAAATCTTGGTGGTGAAGTCCAAATCAATATTATTAAAATGAATTCTGATACATTCTCTAATACAGTTTATTATGCTCCTACTGCTAAAGATAATGATTTTGATGTCAAACTTTTCTCTGGTTGGGGACCTGACTACCAAGATCCAGCAACTTATCTTAATATCTTCTCACCAATAAATGGTGATATGATTAATGGTATTGGATTTGAATCTAAGGCAACACTTAAGGGCGAAGATCATGGCGTAGCGGCTAAAAAAGCTATTAATTTGGACGATTATCAAGCATTATTAGATACAGCTAACAATGAATACACTGACCTTAATAAACGCTATAGCAGTTTTGCTAAAGCAGATGCATGGTTGATTGATAATGTACTTGCTATTCCAATCTATCAAGATGGTGCAACACCTAAACTTACAAAAGTTGTACCATTCTCTACAATTTATGCGAATGGTGTTGGTGTAAATGAATATTCATATAAATATATGAAAGTTCAAAAGGATGCTGTTAAAGCAACCGATTATACTAAAGAACTTAAAGCTTGGCAGAAAAAAGTTGCTGAAAAATCAGCAGCATCTGATAAATAA
- the murD gene encoding UDP-N-acetylmuramoyl-L-alanine--D-glutamate ligase — translation MKKISNFKNKKVLVLGLAKSGESAARVLKALGAIVTVNDGKPFDENPAAQSLLAEGIKVITGEHPLGLLEEAFEVMVKNPGIPYDNPMVVRALALGIPVITEVELAYLISESPIVGITGTNGKTTTTTMIAEILNADGQVAKLSGNIGFPASDVAASSTSDERLIMELSSFQLMGIETFRPHIAVITNVFSAHLDYHGSQVNYETAKWRIQENMTADDYLVLNFNQEKLRHKAGQSLAQIVPFSTSDETKNGAYVTDGQIYFKDEHIITVADLSLPGEHNLENALAAICVAKLSHVSTEAIVSILTTFSGVKHRLQYLGQKSTIKFYNDSKATNILATQKALSGFDNQKLWLLAGGLDRGNGFETLSPDIAGLKGMIVFGETAPKLRALAEQLNIPVFESETVATAAALAYEKAVSGDTILLSPANASWDQYKTFEHRGDLFIDAFSKLEER, via the coding sequence ATGAAAAAAATTTCAAATTTTAAAAATAAAAAAGTGTTAGTCTTGGGTTTGGCCAAATCTGGTGAGTCTGCTGCGCGCGTGCTAAAAGCACTAGGTGCAATCGTCACAGTAAATGATGGTAAGCCTTTTGATGAAAATCCAGCAGCACAAAGCTTATTAGCTGAAGGAATCAAAGTCATTACGGGTGAACACCCATTAGGCCTCTTGGAAGAAGCGTTTGAAGTGATGGTTAAAAACCCTGGTATTCCTTATGATAATCCGATGGTCGTTCGAGCATTAGCATTAGGGATTCCGGTGATCACTGAGGTTGAGTTGGCCTATCTCATCTCTGAATCGCCAATCGTTGGCATCACTGGAACAAATGGTAAGACGACGACGACAACGATGATTGCAGAAATCCTTAACGCAGATGGTCAAGTTGCGAAATTATCTGGGAATATTGGCTTTCCAGCATCAGATGTTGCTGCAAGCTCAACCTCAGATGAACGACTCATCATGGAATTATCTAGTTTTCAGTTGATGGGGATTGAGACGTTTCGACCTCATATAGCGGTCATCACAAATGTCTTCTCAGCGCATTTAGATTATCATGGGTCGCAGGTCAATTATGAAACTGCCAAGTGGCGTATTCAAGAAAATATGACAGCTGACGATTACCTGGTCTTAAACTTTAATCAAGAAAAATTGCGACATAAGGCGGGTCAGTCACTAGCGCAAATTGTACCCTTTTCAACATCAGATGAAACCAAGAATGGGGCATACGTTACTGATGGACAAATTTACTTTAAAGATGAGCACATCATAACAGTAGCAGATTTATCTTTACCTGGCGAGCATAATCTAGAAAATGCACTAGCAGCAATTTGTGTGGCAAAACTATCGCATGTCTCTACTGAGGCTATCGTTAGTATTTTGACGACGTTTTCTGGCGTCAAGCACCGCTTACAATATCTAGGTCAAAAATCAACGATCAAATTTTATAATGACAGTAAGGCAACCAATATTTTAGCGACGCAAAAAGCTTTGTCAGGTTTTGATAATCAGAAACTTTGGCTTTTGGCAGGGGGGCTTGATCGTGGTAATGGCTTTGAGACATTAAGTCCGGATATTGCGGGCCTAAAAGGTATGATTGTCTTTGGAGAAACTGCGCCCAAGTTACGTGCATTAGCAGAGCAACTCAATATCCCGGTGTTTGAAAGTGAGACTGTTGCGACTGCTGCAGCTTTAGCTTATGAAAAGGCAGTGTCTGGAGATACCATTCTACTCAGTCCTGCAAATGCAAGCTGGGATCAATATAAGACCTTTGAGCATCGAGGAGATTTGTTTATCGATGCCTTTAGTAAATTAGAAGAAAGATGA